Proteins encoded within one genomic window of Haematobia irritans isolate KBUSLIRL chromosome 5, ASM5000362v1, whole genome shotgun sequence:
- the RpL41 gene encoding ribosomal protein L41: MIDHRKYDPVMTSISDDTCLTFKSTNRSTSVKSFFRSQVVFELRRKMRAKWRKKRMRRLKRKRRKMRARSK; this comes from the exons ATGATTGACCACCGCAAATACGACCCTGTCATGACAAGCATATCCGATGACACATGCTTGACATTTAAGTCAACGAATAGAAGCACTTCCGTTAAATCTTTCTTTCGTTCTCAAGTCGTCTTCGAGTTAAGAAGGAAAATGAGAGCTAAG TGGCGTAAGAAGCGTATGCGTAGGTTGAAGCGTAAGCGCAGAAAGATGCGTGCAAGGTCCAAATAA